From a region of the Mercurialis annua linkage group LG1-X, ddMerAnnu1.2, whole genome shotgun sequence genome:
- the LOC126666262 gene encoding uncharacterized protein LOC126666262 has translation MEKLLIFLSLFLLIAPFSTANFNPHPPSAAHVELTNYGFPIGLLPASVVKYSLNQTSSEFTVNFGGSCKITLPPDNYLATYSKKVTGKIGSGRISELDGIRVWAFFKWWSITGIRSNGEDLVFEVGMATAKYPVKNFLESPPCEGKRASS, from the coding sequence ATGGAGAAACTTcttatttttctctctctcttcctACTCATAGCACCATTCTCCACCGCAAACTTTAATCCTCACCCGCCGTCCGCCGCCCACGTCGAGCTAACAAACTATGGCTTCCCTATCGGGCTCCTCCCAGCCTCCGTCGTAAAGTACAGTTTAAACCAGACCTCCAGCGAATTCACCGTGAATTTCGGAGGCTCGTGTAAAATCACGCTGCCTCCTGATAATTACTTGGCCACGTATTCTAAAAAAGTGACGGGTAAGATCGGGTCGGGTCGGATCTCGGAGCTGGATGGTATTCGTGTTTGGGCATTTTTTAAGTGGTGGTCTATTACAGGGATTAGGTCTAACGGGGAGGATttggtatttgaggtaggtaTGGCTACGGCTAAATATCCGGTGAAGAATTTCCTTGAAAGTCCTCCGTGTGAAGGGAAGCGTGCTTCTTCTTGA
- the LOC126664881 gene encoding protein SODIUM POTASSIUM ROOT DEFECTIVE 2: MGKVSFGKVLDCLCVTTRSTSSCFCMNYFEEINENEEFEKKPLIASQNGDGHGEVLRLKDVVSAKQTLAFQLKPKIVVLRVSMHCIGCARKVEKHVSKLEGVSSYKVDLESKMVVVIGDIIPCEVLQSVSKVKFAQLWNSQS, encoded by the exons ATGGGTAAGGTTAGTTTTGGAAAAGTATTGGATTGCCTTTGTGTTACTACAAGATCAACTTCTTCATGTTTCTGCATGAATTACTTCGAGgaaattaatgaaaatgaaGAGTTTGAGAAAAAACCTCTTATAGCAAGTCAAAATGGTGATGGTCATGGTGAGGTGCTGAGATTGAAAGATGTTGTTTCTGCCAAGCAAACTTTGGCTTTTCAACTGAAGCCTAAG ATAGTGGTGCTTAGAGTTTCTATGCACTGCATTGGCTGTGCAAGGAAGGTTGAGAAACATGTTTCCAAGTTGGAAG GAGTGAGCTCATACAAAGTAGACCTGGAAAGCAAGATGGTGGTTGTAATTGGAGACATTATTCCTTGTGAAGTGCTACAAAGTGTTTCCAAAGTTAAATTTGCTCAGCTTTGGAATTCTCAATCCTAA